In one window of Deinococcus terrestris DNA:
- a CDS encoding M16 family metallopeptidase, which produces MTLPPAPPTHVWTLDSGLTVAFERRRGPGFAFDLRVPVGSAHDPRGEEGAAGVLEEWWSKGAGGRDARALGDAFDDLGVRRGGGVGPEATRVSLSGLVADLPAALGLAADLVRRPHLPPEELPILTDLARQDLEALEESPPDRLAVEARRVAFPPDSASPHAGYVHPASGTREGLSRLTLEGLRAFHAQYPARGSVLGIVADADPAEVRGLVERAFAGWNGGEPQVVPARFVPGARAHVPHPEAEQTHLSVTAPGVPPLSPDWLRWQVALTALSGGSASRLFHAVREERGLAYSVGASPVVLGGQGFVSVYAGSTPGRAPETLEVLLAELGRLGAGLEAAEFERARRGLLAGVVFGAESLRSRTGSLTRDLALFGRVRPLAELRAAVSALTLEDVNTFLAGYDPLSGATVVTLGPDAAGQDTGEAA; this is translated from the coding sequence GTGACGTTGCCCCCCGCCCCACCCACCCATGTCTGGACCCTGGACTCCGGCCTGACGGTCGCCTTCGAGCGCCGCCGGGGGCCGGGCTTCGCCTTCGACCTGCGCGTCCCCGTGGGGAGCGCCCACGACCCGCGCGGGGAAGAGGGGGCGGCGGGTGTGCTGGAGGAATGGTGGTCCAAGGGAGCCGGAGGCCGGGATGCCCGCGCCCTGGGCGACGCCTTCGACGACCTCGGCGTGCGCCGGGGCGGGGGCGTGGGGCCGGAAGCGACGCGCGTGAGCCTCAGCGGGCTGGTGGCCGACCTGCCCGCCGCGCTGGGCCTCGCCGCCGACCTCGTGCGGCGGCCCCATCTGCCGCCGGAGGAACTGCCCATCCTGACCGACCTTGCCCGGCAGGACCTCGAAGCGCTGGAGGAAAGCCCCCCCGACCGCCTCGCGGTGGAGGCGCGTCGGGTGGCCTTTCCGCCCGATTCCGCCTCGCCCCACGCGGGCTATGTCCACCCCGCGAGCGGCACGCGGGAGGGCCTCTCACGCCTGACGCTAGAGGGGTTGCGGGCCTTCCATGCTCAGTACCCGGCGCGGGGCAGCGTGCTGGGCATTGTGGCGGATGCCGATCCTGCCGAGGTGCGCGGCCTCGTGGAGCGAGCCTTCGCGGGCTGGAACGGCGGGGAGCCGCAGGTCGTCCCCGCCCGCTTCGTGCCCGGTGCCCGTGCCCACGTCCCCCACCCGGAAGCCGAACAGACCCACCTCAGCGTGACGGCGCCCGGCGTCCCCCCGCTCAGCCCCGACTGGCTGCGCTGGCAGGTCGCGCTGACGGCCCTCTCGGGTGGGAGTGCCAGCCGCCTCTTCCACGCCGTGCGCGAGGAGCGGGGGCTGGCCTACAGCGTGGGGGCCTCGCCCGTGGTGCTGGGGGGACAGGGATTCGTCAGCGTGTACGCGGGCAGCACGCCGGGCCGCGCCCCGGAGACGCTGGAGGTGCTGCTCGCGGAACTCGGCCGCCTGGGCGCCGGGCTGGAGGCGGCCGAGTTCGAGCGGGCACGCCGGGGCCTGCTCGCCGGGGTGGTCTTCGGCGCCGAGAGCCTGCGCTCGCGGACCGGGAGCCTGACCCGCGACCTCGCGCTCTTCGGCCGGGTGCGCCCCCTCGCGGAGCTGCGGGCGGCGGTGTCGGCCCTGACCCTGGAGGACGTGAACACCTTCCTGGCCGGATACGACCCCCTCTCCGGAGCGACAGTGGTCACCCTGGGGCCGGACGCGGCGGGCCAGGACACCGGGGAGGCTGCATGA
- a CDS encoding RluA family pseudouridine synthase codes for MPLNSGYVYRERVPAWARDLTVLAYLTRAHGHSDDAAWRSRLEAGEVRLDGETAHDGETLRPGQRLDWHRPPWEEEAVPLEFGVVYEDVALLAVAKPSGLPTLPGGGFLEGTLLTQVRRRWPGARPLHRLGRGTSGLVLFALTGEAAATLARAWRADEVKKVYRALGTGHPEWEERALTTAIGPVPHPRLGTVYAASASGKASLSVARVLERRPGATLFEVDLHTGRPHQIRIHLAAAGHPLVGDPLYAPGGLPRADDPGLPGDLGYLLHAERLTLTHPVTGERLTLRAEAPAALRRAGE; via the coding sequence ATGCCGCTCAATTCCGGCTACGTCTACCGCGAGCGCGTCCCCGCCTGGGCGCGGGACCTGACCGTGCTGGCCTACCTCACGCGGGCGCACGGGCACTCGGACGATGCGGCGTGGCGCTCCCGGCTGGAAGCGGGCGAGGTGCGGCTGGACGGCGAGACGGCCCACGATGGTGAGACGCTGCGTCCCGGTCAGCGCCTCGACTGGCACCGTCCCCCCTGGGAGGAGGAAGCTGTGCCGCTGGAGTTCGGGGTCGTCTACGAGGACGTGGCCCTGCTCGCGGTCGCCAAGCCTTCCGGCCTGCCCACGCTGCCGGGCGGCGGCTTTCTGGAGGGCACCCTGCTGACCCAGGTGCGGCGGCGCTGGCCGGGGGCGCGGCCCCTGCACCGGCTGGGGCGCGGCACGTCGGGGCTGGTGCTGTTCGCCCTCACGGGGGAGGCGGCGGCGACCCTCGCGCGGGCCTGGCGGGCGGACGAGGTAAAGAAGGTCTACCGGGCGCTGGGCACCGGCCACCCCGAATGGGAGGAGCGGGCGCTCACGACCGCCATCGGCCCGGTGCCCCATCCCCGGCTGGGCACGGTGTACGCGGCGAGCGCGTCCGGCAAGGCATCCCTCAGCGTGGCGAGGGTGCTGGAGCGGCGTCCGGGGGCGACCCTGTTCGAGGTGGACCTGCACACCGGGCGGCCCCACCAGATTCGCATCCACCTCGCGGCGGCGGGGCATCCCCTGGTGGGCGACCCCCTCTACGCCCCCGGCGGCCTGCCCCGCGCGGACGACCCCGGCCTCCCCGGTGACCTGGGCTACCTCCTGCACGCCGAGCGGCTGACCCTGACCCATCCGGTGACGGGCGAGCGGCTGACCTTGCGAGCCGAGGCTCCGGCGGCGCTGCGGCGGGCCGGCGAGTAG
- a CDS encoding M23 family metallopeptidase: MRRLLRFLLILAVLAGIAYLLWPSLENARRYSALLAAPTPAEGSLPNPLPGQSFVDTWGAARSEGRRHEGVDIFAPRDTPILATTPGVVVNVGENRLGGRTVMILGPGGQRHYYAHLERYREDLKEGDWVEAGDVVGYVGDSGNAQGTPPHLHYGIYAMGGAINPYPLLGQE; the protein is encoded by the coding sequence GTGCGCCGTCTCCTCCGCTTTCTGCTGATTCTCGCCGTGCTCGCCGGGATTGCCTACCTGCTGTGGCCCTCCCTGGAAAACGCCCGGCGCTACTCGGCCCTGCTCGCCGCGCCCACGCCCGCCGAGGGCAGCCTGCCCAATCCCCTGCCAGGGCAGTCCTTCGTGGACACCTGGGGCGCGGCCCGTTCCGAGGGGCGGCGGCACGAGGGGGTGGACATCTTCGCGCCGCGCGACACGCCGATTCTCGCCACGACGCCGGGCGTCGTGGTCAACGTAGGCGAGAACCGCCTGGGGGGGCGCACGGTGATGATTCTGGGTCCCGGCGGGCAGCGGCACTACTACGCCCACCTGGAGCGCTACCGCGAGGACCTGAAGGAAGGCGACTGGGTCGAGGCCGGGGACGTGGTGGGCTATGTGGGCGACAGCGGCAACGCGCAGGGCACGCCGCCGCACCTGCACTATGGGATTTACGCGATGGGTGGGGCGATCAATCCGTATCCGCTGCTGGGGCAGGAGTAG
- a CDS encoding histidine phosphatase family protein: MTFRLSLLRHGRSRADDENVHEGRYDSPLTAVGHAQARALAAYWQAHPPGFDRVYTSTLSRALETATLGAGAPESPVTPTPLLMEWDNGPLAGLPREEAQERYPVPAFRHDLSSLTHDGGESQAAIRARALLALELIWQGGGEHALVVSHGGFLNSMLRELTGAHRAWFRFGDTAFVTVELSRTSHTALVTGVNLTPHL, translated from the coding sequence GTGACCTTCCGCCTCTCCCTGCTGCGTCACGGCCGCAGCCGCGCCGACGACGAGAACGTACATGAAGGCCGCTACGACTCACCCCTCACGGCGGTGGGCCACGCCCAGGCGAGGGCGCTCGCGGCTTACTGGCAGGCCCATCCGCCGGGCTTCGACCGGGTGTACACCTCCACCCTGAGCCGGGCACTCGAGACGGCCACCCTCGGGGCGGGGGCGCCGGAGTCGCCCGTCACCCCGACTCCGCTATTGATGGAGTGGGACAACGGACCGCTGGCGGGTCTGCCCCGTGAAGAGGCGCAAGAACGCTACCCGGTGCCCGCCTTCCGCCACGACCTCTCGTCCCTCACCCACGACGGCGGCGAATCACAGGCCGCCATTCGCGCCCGCGCCCTGCTCGCGCTGGAGCTGATCTGGCAGGGTGGGGGAGAACATGCCCTCGTCGTGTCGCACGGGGGCTTTCTGAACTCCATGCTGCGCGAGCTGACCGGGGCACACCGGGCCTGGTTCCGCTTCGGGGACACGGCCTTCGTCACGGTGGAGCTGTCGCGGACGAGCCACACGGCGCTGGTGACGGGGGTGAACCTCACGCCGCATCTATGA
- a CDS encoding NUDIX domain-containing protein, translating to MKSFLNLSPSPVRVGRACAWIEREDGRVLMTGLEWGGWTLPGGGIHPGETAAQAAVREAWEEVGAHCEVAGDPVTLRGASGVDAECYPLRLLALEPSPEGRPIAWVDPRSLPWADDVQLRQVLAARGETPPALALPPLVVRAVEEAGAYGFSRSCSLETGRLLRTLAASRPGGRVLELGSGWGVGTAWLLSGLDAAARLLTVDVDPACASAVASRLASDPRAEVRCADWRTALKGGPFDLIFVDCTPAKGEESLDALADALRPGGMLVLDDFSPPAFLSERMQGGDPLREALFTHPRLLCTEISVSRRENVVLATRTA from the coding sequence ATGAAGTCCTTTCTTAACCTCTCGCCCTCGCCCGTGCGGGTGGGCCGGGCCTGCGCGTGGATCGAGCGGGAGGACGGGCGCGTGCTGATGACCGGGCTGGAATGGGGCGGCTGGACGCTTCCCGGCGGCGGCATTCACCCCGGCGAGACGGCGGCGCAGGCGGCGGTGCGTGAGGCCTGGGAGGAAGTGGGCGCCCACTGTGAGGTGGCTGGGGACCCCGTGACCCTACGCGGCGCGTCGGGCGTGGACGCCGAGTGCTATCCCCTGCGGCTGCTCGCGCTGGAGCCGAGTCCGGAGGGCCGCCCCATCGCCTGGGTGGACCCTCGCTCGCTGCCCTGGGCCGACGACGTGCAACTGCGGCAGGTGCTCGCGGCGCGGGGGGAGACGCCTCCGGCGCTGGCCCTGCCGCCGCTCGTCGTGCGGGCAGTGGAGGAGGCGGGGGCATACGGTTTCTCCCGCTCCTGCTCGCTCGAAACCGGGCGGCTCCTGCGAACGCTGGCGGCCTCGCGTCCCGGCGGGCGGGTGCTGGAACTGGGCAGCGGCTGGGGGGTGGGGACGGCCTGGCTGCTCTCCGGGCTGGACGCTGCGGCCCGCCTCCTGACGGTGGACGTGGACCCGGCGTGTGCCTCAGCCGTCGCCTCCCGGCTGGCGAGCGACCCCCGCGCCGAGGTCCGCTGTGCCGACTGGCGGACGGCGCTAAAGGGCGGCCCCTTCGACCTGATCTTCGTGGACTGCACCCCGGCGAAGGGGGAGGAGAGCCTGGACGCCCTCGCGGACGCGCTGCGCCCTGGCGGGATGCTGGTGCTGGACGACTTCAGCCCGCCCGCCTTCCTCTCAGAGCGGATGCAGGGCGGCGACCCCTTGCGTGAGGCCCTCTTCACCCACCCGCGCCTCCTTTGCACCGAGATCAGCGTGAGCCGCCGCGAGAACGTGGTGCTGGCGACGAGGACGGCGTGA
- a CDS encoding diguanylate cyclase, translating into MPRPDILTRPAFETAFEELRGAPVTLALLDLDHFKTLNDALGHTEGDRVLRGVERLLSGSLPTGSVIGRLGGDEYAALLPETAAETALILFDEVIRHFQIHRDPHWPRTLGLSVGLAARPAHAHTFADLQRAADEALLRAKREGRGRACIYVESKMVLKSNYYPKSQLERLSKLSGALGRTEASLLREALDDLVEKYRGEL; encoded by the coding sequence GTGCCCAGACCCGACATCCTGACCCGCCCCGCGTTCGAGACCGCCTTCGAGGAGTTGCGCGGCGCTCCCGTCACCCTGGCCCTGCTCGACCTCGACCATTTCAAGACGCTGAACGACGCGCTGGGGCACACCGAGGGCGACCGGGTGCTGCGCGGGGTGGAGCGGCTGCTGTCGGGCAGCCTGCCGACGGGCAGCGTGATCGGACGGCTGGGCGGCGACGAATACGCAGCGCTCCTTCCCGAGACGGCAGCAGAAACGGCGCTGATCCTCTTCGACGAGGTGATTCGGCACTTCCAGATTCACCGCGACCCCCACTGGCCGCGCACCCTGGGCCTGAGCGTGGGGCTGGCGGCGCGGCCCGCCCATGCCCACACCTTCGCCGACCTGCAACGCGCCGCTGACGAGGCGCTGCTGCGGGCCAAGCGGGAGGGGCGGGGCCGGGCCTGCATCTACGTGGAGAGCAAGATGGTCCTGAAGTCCAACTACTACCCCAAGAGCCAGCTTGAGCGCCTTTCCAAGCTGTCGGGTGCATTGGGGCGCACCGAGGCTAGCCTCTTGCGGGAAGCGCTGGATGACCTGGTAGAGAAGTACCGGGGGGAGCTGTGA
- the groES gene encoding co-chaperone GroES, translating into MLKPLGDRVLVEIVEEAEQKTAGGLYVPDTAKEKSQRGRVIAVGNGKMLDNGTRVALDVKEGDTVYFAKYGGTEVTLEGKNYSILSERDILAIVE; encoded by the coding sequence ATGCTCAAACCGTTAGGTGACCGTGTGCTGGTCGAAATCGTCGAGGAAGCCGAGCAGAAGACCGCTGGGGGCCTGTACGTGCCTGATACTGCCAAGGAAAAGAGCCAGCGCGGCAGGGTCATCGCCGTGGGCAACGGCAAGATGCTCGACAACGGCACGCGCGTCGCGCTCGATGTCAAGGAAGGCGACACCGTGTACTTCGCCAAGTACGGCGGCACCGAAGTGACGCTGGAAGGCAAGAACTACAGCATCCTCAGCGAGCGCGACATCCTCGCCATCGTCGAGTAA
- the groL gene encoding chaperonin GroEL (60 kDa chaperone family; promotes refolding of misfolded polypeptides especially under stressful conditions; forms two stacked rings of heptamers to form a barrel-shaped 14mer; ends can be capped by GroES; misfolded proteins enter the barrel where they are refolded when GroES binds) produces the protein MAKQLVFDESARRSLERGVNAVANAVKVTLGPRGRNVVIEKKFGSPTITKDGVTVAKEIELEDKLENIGAQLLKEVASKTNDITGDGTTTATVLGQAVVKEGLRNVAAGANPLALKRGIDKAVAVAIEEIKKLAVPVEDSDAIKKVAGISANDEAVGQEIANAMDKVGKEGVITIEESRGFDTEVDVVEGMQFDKGYISPYFITSPDTMEAVLEDAYILINEKKVSSLKDLLPVLEKVAQTGRPLLIIAEDVEGEALATLVVNKLRGTLNIAAVKAPGFGDRRKEMLRDIAAVTGGQVVSEDLGHKLENVGMDMLGRAARIRITKDETTIVDGQGNQAEIDARVNAIKAELDSTDSDYAREKLQERLAKLAGGVAVIRVGAATETELKEKKHRYEDALSTARSAVEEGIVAGGGTTLLRVIPAVRAAAEGLTGDEATGARILIRALEEPARQIAVNAGEEGSVIVNAVINSDKARYGFNAATGEYVEDMVAAGIVDPAKVTRTALQNAASIGALILTTEAIVSDKPEKDKAPAGAGAGMGGDMGGMDF, from the coding sequence ATGGCTAAACAGCTTGTATTTGACGAATCCGCCCGCCGCAGCCTCGAGCGCGGCGTCAACGCCGTCGCCAACGCCGTCAAGGTCACCCTGGGGCCGCGTGGCCGCAACGTGGTCATCGAGAAGAAGTTCGGCTCCCCCACGATCACCAAGGACGGCGTGACCGTCGCCAAGGAGATCGAACTCGAGGACAAGCTCGAGAACATCGGCGCCCAGCTGCTTAAGGAAGTCGCCTCCAAGACCAACGACATCACGGGTGACGGCACCACCACCGCCACCGTGTTGGGTCAGGCCGTCGTGAAGGAAGGTCTGCGGAACGTGGCGGCGGGCGCCAACCCGCTGGCCCTCAAGCGCGGCATCGACAAGGCTGTGGCCGTCGCCATCGAGGAGATCAAGAAGCTCGCCGTGCCTGTCGAGGACAGCGACGCGATCAAGAAGGTCGCCGGGATCTCTGCCAACGACGAGGCCGTCGGCCAGGAAATCGCCAACGCGATGGACAAGGTCGGCAAGGAAGGCGTCATCACCATCGAGGAGTCGCGCGGCTTCGACACCGAAGTGGACGTGGTGGAAGGGATGCAGTTCGACAAGGGCTACATCAGCCCCTACTTCATCACCTCCCCCGACACGATGGAGGCCGTCCTCGAAGACGCCTACATCCTGATCAACGAGAAGAAGGTTTCCTCTCTCAAGGACCTGCTCCCCGTGCTGGAAAAGGTCGCGCAGACGGGCCGCCCGCTGCTGATCATCGCCGAGGACGTGGAGGGTGAGGCGCTCGCCACGCTGGTCGTGAACAAGCTGCGCGGCACGCTGAACATCGCCGCCGTCAAGGCCCCCGGCTTCGGGGACCGCCGCAAGGAGATGCTGCGCGACATCGCCGCCGTGACCGGGGGGCAGGTCGTCTCCGAGGACCTCGGCCACAAGCTGGAGAATGTCGGCATGGACATGCTGGGCCGCGCCGCCCGTATCCGCATCACCAAGGACGAGACCACCATCGTGGACGGCCAGGGCAACCAGGCCGAGATTGACGCCCGCGTGAACGCGATCAAGGCGGAACTCGACTCCACCGACTCTGACTACGCCCGCGAGAAGCTGCAGGAGCGCCTCGCCAAGCTGGCGGGCGGTGTGGCCGTGATCCGCGTCGGTGCGGCGACCGAAACCGAGCTCAAGGAGAAGAAGCACCGCTACGAGGACGCCCTCTCCACCGCCCGCTCGGCGGTCGAGGAAGGCATCGTCGCGGGCGGCGGCACCACGCTGCTGCGCGTGATCCCCGCGGTTCGTGCGGCCGCCGAGGGCCTGACGGGTGACGAGGCGACCGGTGCCCGTATCCTGATCCGTGCCCTGGAAGAGCCCGCCCGCCAGATCGCCGTGAACGCTGGAGAGGAAGGCAGCGTCATCGTGAACGCGGTCATCAACTCCGACAAGGCCCGCTACGGCTTCAACGCCGCGACCGGCGAGTACGTCGAGGATATGGTTGCCGCTGGCATCGTGGACCCCGCCAAGGTGACCCGCACGGCCCTCCAGAATGCCGCCTCCATCGGTGCGCTGATCCTGACCACCGAGGCCATCGTCTCCGACAAGCCCGAGAAGGACAAGGCGCCTGCGGGCGCTGGCGCGGGCATGGGCGGCGACATGGGCGGGATGGACTTCTAA
- a CDS encoding AAA family ATPase, with translation MSSPDLYVFSGLPGTGKSSLARRLAQHRRAAYLRLDTVEAALLNAGHREITVEGYAVEYALAEDNLLLGLNVVADCVNPLAVTREAWAEVAQRAGSRLVNIEVVCSDAEEHRRRVDARWEDDSQHLPKWSPPDWDGVQESVWKYEFWKTPRLVLDTAHGTPQENFAALLDLLGGQG, from the coding sequence ATGTCTTCTCCCGATCTCTATGTTTTCTCCGGACTGCCTGGAACTGGCAAAAGCAGTCTGGCCCGGCGGCTCGCTCAACATCGGCGGGCCGCCTACCTGCGACTGGACACGGTTGAGGCGGCACTGTTGAATGCCGGGCACCGTGAAATCACGGTAGAGGGCTACGCGGTGGAATACGCGCTGGCAGAAGACAATCTGCTGTTGGGACTGAACGTGGTTGCCGACTGCGTGAATCCGCTGGCAGTTACGCGAGAGGCATGGGCCGAGGTAGCGCAGCGGGCTGGGAGCAGGCTCGTCAATATTGAAGTCGTCTGTTCGGACGCAGAGGAGCATCGGCGGCGGGTGGACGCCCGGTGGGAGGACGACTCTCAACATCTACCAAAGTGGTCGCCTCCCGACTGGGACGGGGTTCAGGAGTCTGTGTGGAAGTACGAATTTTGGAAGACGCCTAGACTGGTGCTCGATACAGCACACGGGACACCCCAGGAAAACTTTGCAGCGTTGCTGGACCTGCTCGGTGGGCAGGGCTGA
- a CDS encoding AAA family ATPase, whose protein sequence is MPPTLLVVSGLPASGKTHIGSRLARELGWPFVTKDEYKAILHDHLPGPTRAQAGPLSFEIMYYVAGVVLAAGGNVVLETHFYRGVSEPKIEALARTHGAEIVQPFCEAPLDELRQRH, encoded by the coding sequence ATGCCCCCCACCCTCCTCGTCGTCTCCGGCCTTCCCGCTTCCGGCAAAACCCATATCGGTTCGCGGCTGGCGCGGGAGCTGGGGTGGCCCTTCGTGACCAAGGACGAGTACAAGGCGATCCTGCACGACCATCTGCCGGGGCCGACCCGTGCCCAGGCCGGGCCGCTGAGTTTCGAGATCATGTACTACGTCGCCGGGGTGGTGCTGGCGGCGGGCGGGAACGTGGTGCTAGAAACCCACTTCTACCGGGGCGTCAGCGAGCCGAAGATTGAAGCCCTTGCTCGAACGCACGGCGCGGAGATCGTTCAACCCTTCTGCGAGGCGCCGCTGGACGAATTGCGGCAGCGACATTAG